A genome region from Gymnogyps californianus isolate 813 chromosome 4, ASM1813914v2, whole genome shotgun sequence includes the following:
- the COMMD8 gene encoding COMM domain-containing protein 8 isoform X2: MLRLLEKLPPGRALEFLHKIVDGICGRAYPRYQDYGSIWSLSEWMEVLEETMMYFKTAVGKNISDEEAAQQINELNSNYQEAITKCLKGRKEEIRNALVERVNAISSAQLQDFDWQLKLALSSDKISMLQMPLLNLDLDVRENGEIKPISIEMNKEELQNLINALEAANKVVLQLK, encoded by the exons ATGCTGCGGCTGCTGGAGAAGCTCCCGCCGGGACGGGCTCTCGAG TTCCTTCATAAAATAGTTGATGGCATATGTGGCCGTGCGTATCCTCGATACCAGGATTATGGCAGTATTTGGAGCTTGTCGGAGTGGATGGAGGTTTTAGAAGAAACGATGATGTATTTCAAAACTGCAGTTGGCAAAAACATATCTGATGAAGAG gcTGCTCAGCAGATAAATGAGTTAAATTCAAACTATCAAGAAGCAATCACAAAATGTctaaaaggcagaaaggaagaaatcaggAATGCGCTAGTGGAAAGAGTAAATGCAATCTCTTCTGCCCAGCTGCAGGATTTTGACTGGCAGTTAAAG CTTGCTCTCTCCAGTGATAAGATCTCCATGCTGCAAATGCCACTTCTCAATCTTGATTTGGATGTGAGAGAAAATGGTGAAATTAAACCAATTTCTATAGAGATGAATAAGGAAGAGTTGCAGAACCTAATAAATGCACTGGAAGCTGCTAATAAG GTTGTCTTGCAACTGAAATGA
- the COMMD8 gene encoding COMM domain-containing protein 8 isoform X1: MLRLLEKLPPGRALEFLHKIVDGICGRAYPRYQDYGSIWSLSEWMEVLEETMMYFKTAVGKNISDEEAAQQINELNSNYQEAITKCLKGRKEEIRNALVERVNAISSAQLQDFDWQLKLALSSDKISMLQMPLLNLDLDVRENGEIKPISIEMNKEELQNLINALEAANKVAFTDTVLCS; encoded by the exons ATGCTGCGGCTGCTGGAGAAGCTCCCGCCGGGACGGGCTCTCGAG TTCCTTCATAAAATAGTTGATGGCATATGTGGCCGTGCGTATCCTCGATACCAGGATTATGGCAGTATTTGGAGCTTGTCGGAGTGGATGGAGGTTTTAGAAGAAACGATGATGTATTTCAAAACTGCAGTTGGCAAAAACATATCTGATGAAGAG gcTGCTCAGCAGATAAATGAGTTAAATTCAAACTATCAAGAAGCAATCACAAAATGTctaaaaggcagaaaggaagaaatcaggAATGCGCTAGTGGAAAGAGTAAATGCAATCTCTTCTGCCCAGCTGCAGGATTTTGACTGGCAGTTAAAG CTTGCTCTCTCCAGTGATAAGATCTCCATGCTGCAAATGCCACTTCTCAATCTTGATTTGGATGTGAGAGAAAATGGTGAAATTAAACCAATTTCTATAGAGATGAATAAGGAAGAGTTGCAGAACCTAATAAATGCACTGGAAGCTGCTAATAAGGTAGCCTTTACTGATACTGTCCTTTGTTCCTGA